In the genome of Streptomyces racemochromogenes, one region contains:
- a CDS encoding YcxB family protein, whose product MDTTEPAVELRYVAAGRDAWEVLRWRALRTPAGRRGLLLWLVALPAVPVALVAAQHGRAADPAGLAFAGGVGMVLGAVWHCLDLRRRARRMHRWAAEHPEYTCVVTALGTRNHRPDGTAVAHTWDRYRGWAETRSLFVLVFRGGDLGWLPKRAAAAPGDLDRIRSFFDRNLTRIG is encoded by the coding sequence ATGGACACGACCGAACCGGCGGTGGAGCTGCGGTACGTCGCGGCCGGCCGCGACGCGTGGGAGGTGCTGCGGTGGCGCGCCCTGAGGACGCCCGCGGGCCGCAGGGGACTGCTGCTGTGGCTGGTGGCCCTCCCGGCCGTGCCCGTGGCGCTGGTCGCGGCCCAGCACGGCCGTGCGGCGGACCCGGCCGGCCTGGCCTTCGCCGGCGGGGTGGGGATGGTCCTGGGGGCGGTCTGGCACTGCCTGGACCTGCGGCGGCGGGCGCGCCGGATGCACCGCTGGGCCGCGGAGCACCCCGAGTACACCTGCGTGGTCACGGCGCTCGGGACGCGGAACCACCGCCCCGACGGGACGGCGGTGGCCCACACGTGGGACAGGTACCGGGGCTGGGCCGAGACCCGGAGCCTGTTCGTCCTCGTGTTCCGGGGCGGGGACCTGGGCTGGCTGCCGAAGCGTGCCGCCGCGGCCCCCGGGGATCTCGACCGGATCCGATCGTTCTTCGACCGGAACCTGACCCGGATCGGCTAG
- a CDS encoding Fur family transcriptional regulator, whose amino-acid sequence MATAPGETGTAPVRGRSTRQRAAVAAALDEVDEFRSAQELHDMLKHRGDSVGLTTVYRTLQSLADAGEVDVLRTSDGESVYRRCSTGEHHHHLVCRKCGKAVEVEGPAVEKWAESIAAEHGYVNVAHTVEIFGTCADCAAAG is encoded by the coding sequence GTGGCGACTGCGCCTGGCGAGACGGGTACCGCGCCAGTACGAGGGCGATCCACCCGGCAGCGGGCAGCCGTGGCGGCGGCGCTGGACGAGGTGGACGAGTTCCGCAGCGCCCAGGAGCTGCACGACATGCTCAAGCACCGCGGTGACTCCGTGGGCCTGACCACCGTGTACCGCACCCTGCAGTCCCTCGCGGACGCGGGCGAGGTCGACGTGCTGCGCACCAGCGACGGCGAGTCCGTCTACCGGCGCTGCTCCACCGGCGAGCACCACCATCACCTGGTCTGCCGCAAGTGCGGCAAGGCCGTCGAGGTGGAGGGCCCCGCCGTGGAGAAGTGGGCGGAGTCGATCGCGGCGGAGCACGGCTACGTGAACGTGGCGCACACCGTGGAGATCTTCGGCACCTGCGCCGACTGCGCGGCCGCCGGCTAG
- a CDS encoding metal ABC transporter permease, giving the protein MDLLHYAFMQRALIAAALVGITAPAIGTYLVQRRQAVMGDGIGHVAMTGVALGFLLNTSPVWMATLVAVAGAVGMELIRSRGRTSGDIALAMLFYGGLAGGVMIINLAPGGSTANLSSYLFGSITTVSAEDITAVVILAAFVVAVTLGLRRQLFAISQDEEFARVTGLPVRALNLLMAVTAAVTVTVAMRIVGLLLVSAMMVIPVAAAQRVTRGFAATLSLAMAIGVVVSLSGTAATYYIDAPSGATIVLLAIAVFIVTTALSTPLARRRAKASRAAEEVCVQDDVKV; this is encoded by the coding sequence ATGGACCTCCTGCACTACGCCTTCATGCAGCGCGCGCTGATCGCCGCCGCGCTGGTCGGCATCACCGCGCCCGCGATCGGCACGTACCTCGTCCAGCGCCGCCAGGCCGTCATGGGCGACGGCATCGGCCACGTCGCCATGACCGGTGTCGCCCTGGGCTTCCTGCTCAACACCAGCCCGGTCTGGATGGCCACCCTGGTCGCCGTCGCCGGCGCGGTCGGCATGGAGCTGATCCGCTCCCGCGGCAGGACCAGCGGCGACATCGCGCTCGCCATGCTCTTCTACGGCGGCCTGGCCGGCGGTGTCATGATCATCAACCTGGCGCCGGGCGGTTCCACCGCCAACCTGAGCAGCTACCTCTTCGGCTCGATCACCACCGTCTCCGCTGAGGACATCACCGCCGTCGTGATCCTCGCCGCGTTCGTCGTCGCCGTCACCCTCGGCCTGCGCCGCCAGCTGTTCGCGATCAGCCAGGACGAGGAGTTCGCCCGCGTCACCGGTCTCCCGGTGCGCGCGCTGAACCTCCTGATGGCCGTCACCGCCGCCGTCACCGTCACCGTCGCCATGCGCATCGTGGGCCTGCTGCTGGTCAGCGCCATGATGGTGATCCCCGTCGCCGCCGCCCAGCGGGTCACCCGCGGCTTCGCAGCGACCCTGTCGCTGGCCATGGCCATCGGCGTGGTCGTCTCCCTGAGCGGCACCGCCGCCACCTACTACATCGACGCGCCGTCCGGTGCCACGATCGTGCTGCTCGCCATCGCCGTCTTCATCGTCACGACGGCCCTGTCCACACCCCTGGCCAGGCGCCGCGCGAAGGCCTCCCGGGCCGCCGAGGAGGTCTGCGTCCAGGACGACGTGAAGGTCTAG
- a CDS encoding metal ABC transporter ATP-binding protein — MQSTPRPADDDQTVISLRGATASLGSRPVLRGIDLTVRRGEVVALLGANGSGKSTAVRAVVGQVPLTDGALTLFGTDFKRFRQWSRIGYVPQRTTAASGVPATVREVVSSGRLARSRFGILRKADKAAVERALSLVDMDGYADASVNALSGGQHQRVLIARALAVEPELLIMDEPMAGVDLANQEVLASALREQVAAGTTVLLVLHELGPLEPLIGRAVVLRDGCVVHDGPPPEAVGQHALPGHDHVHPHAAHDAEPLRTGLLS, encoded by the coding sequence ATGCAGTCAACGCCCCGCCCGGCGGACGACGACCAGACCGTCATATCCCTGCGCGGGGCCACCGCCTCGCTCGGCTCGCGCCCCGTGCTGCGCGGGATCGACCTCACCGTCCGCCGCGGCGAGGTCGTCGCCCTCCTCGGCGCCAACGGCTCCGGCAAGTCCACGGCCGTCCGCGCCGTCGTCGGCCAGGTCCCCCTCACCGACGGGGCCCTGACCCTCTTCGGCACCGACTTCAAACGCTTCCGCCAGTGGTCGCGCATCGGGTACGTCCCCCAGCGCACCACCGCCGCCAGCGGTGTCCCGGCCACCGTCCGGGAGGTCGTCTCCTCCGGCCGCCTCGCCCGCTCCCGCTTCGGGATCCTGCGCAAGGCCGACAAGGCCGCCGTCGAGCGGGCCCTGTCCCTGGTCGACATGGACGGCTACGCCGACGCCTCGGTCAACGCCCTCTCCGGCGGCCAGCACCAGCGCGTGCTGATCGCCCGGGCCCTCGCCGTCGAACCCGAGCTGCTGATCATGGACGAGCCGATGGCCGGCGTGGACCTCGCCAACCAGGAGGTCCTCGCGAGCGCCCTGCGCGAGCAGGTCGCCGCCGGGACCACCGTGCTCCTCGTCCTGCACGAGCTGGGCCCGCTGGAGCCCCTGATCGGCCGCGCCGTCGTGCTGCGCGACGGCTGCGTCGTCCATGACGGCCCGCCCCCGGAGGCCGTCGGGCAGCACGCCCTCCCCGGCCACGACCACGTACACCCCCACGCGGCGCACGACGCCGAGCCCCTGCGGACGGGACTGCTGAGCTGA
- a CDS encoding metal ABC transporter substrate-binding protein: MNVRRLIPTTALAAAVALGATALTACSGTAGAAGAEDGKLHVTASFYPLQFLAEQIGGDHVKVDTLTKPGVEPHDLEITPKQTGRLSESDVVLYLKSLQPAVDKAIAQSGVKNIVDAATLTKLEVHGTSGEEDHDHAAEGHDHDHGHSHGEAAEDPHVWLDPVKYTEIAKGFGAALEKADPGHAADYRKNTGELVAKLGALDTEFKDGLKNTASRTFITTHSAFGYLAERYGLDQEGISGVDPESEPSPARMKELQAVAKKDNVTTVFFETLASDKTAKTLARDTGLQTDVLDPLEGITDTSQGTDYLEVMRSNLKNLQKALGTK; the protein is encoded by the coding sequence ATGAACGTACGACGCCTCATACCCACGACCGCCCTCGCCGCCGCCGTCGCCCTGGGCGCGACGGCCCTGACCGCCTGCTCCGGCACGGCCGGCGCTGCGGGCGCGGAGGACGGAAAGCTGCACGTCACGGCGTCGTTCTACCCCCTGCAGTTCCTCGCCGAGCAGATAGGCGGGGACCACGTGAAGGTCGACACCCTGACCAAGCCGGGCGTCGAGCCGCACGACCTGGAGATCACCCCGAAGCAGACCGGGCGGCTCTCCGAGTCCGACGTGGTCCTCTACCTCAAGTCGCTCCAACCGGCCGTCGACAAGGCCATCGCCCAGTCCGGCGTGAAGAACATCGTGGACGCGGCCACCCTCACCAAGCTGGAGGTCCACGGCACCTCCGGCGAGGAGGACCACGACCACGCCGCCGAGGGCCACGACCACGATCACGGCCACTCCCACGGCGAGGCCGCCGAGGACCCGCACGTCTGGCTGGACCCCGTCAAGTACACGGAGATCGCCAAGGGGTTCGGCGCCGCCCTGGAGAAGGCCGACCCCGGCCACGCGGCGGACTACCGGAAGAACACCGGCGAACTCGTCGCCAAACTGGGCGCCCTGGACACCGAGTTCAAGGACGGCCTGAAGAACACGGCCTCCAGGACCTTCATCACCACCCACTCCGCCTTCGGCTACCTCGCCGAGCGCTACGGCCTCGACCAGGAGGGCATCTCCGGCGTCGACCCCGAGTCCGAACCGAGCCCGGCCCGGATGAAGGAGCTCCAGGCCGTCGCGAAGAAGGACAATGTGACGACCGTGTTCTTCGAGACCCTGGCCAGCGACAAGACGGCCAAGACCCTCGCCCGGGACACCGGCCTGCAGACCGACGTCCTCGACCCGCTCGAGGGCATCACCGACACCTCGCAGGGCACCGACTACCTCGAGGTCATGCGGTCCAACCTGAAGAACCTCCAGAAGGCGCTCGGAACCAAGTGA
- a CDS encoding glycine--tRNA ligase: MAADKIETIVSLSKRRGFVYPCSDIYGGSRAAWDYGPLGVELKENIKRQWWKAMVTGREDVVGLDSSVILAPEVWVASGHVATFSDPLTECTSCHKRQRADHLEEAYEAKHGRLPENGLADINCPHCGVKGQFTEPKQFSGMLETHLGPTQDTGSKAYLRPETAQGIFTNFAMVQTSSRKKPPFGIAQMGKSFRNEITPGNFIFRTREFEQMEMEFFVKPGEDEQWQEYWMQERWNWYRGLGMREENMRWYEHPAEKLSHYSKRTADIEYRFNFGGSEFSELEGVANRTDYDLKAHSAASGTDLSYFDQEANERYTPFVIEPAAGVNRAMLAFMLDAFVEDEAPNAKGAMEKRTVMRFDPRLAPVKVAVLPLSRNANLSPKAKGLAADLRKNWNIEFDDAGAIGRRYRRQDEIGTPFCVTVDFDTLDDNAVTVRERDTMKQERVSLDQIQSYLGSRLLGC; the protein is encoded by the coding sequence GTGGCCGCCGACAAGATCGAAACCATCGTCAGCCTGAGCAAGCGCCGTGGCTTCGTTTACCCGTGCAGTGACATCTACGGCGGCTCCAGGGCTGCCTGGGACTACGGCCCGCTCGGTGTCGAGCTCAAGGAGAACATCAAGCGCCAGTGGTGGAAGGCCATGGTCACCGGGCGTGAGGACGTCGTCGGCCTCGACTCCTCCGTGATCCTGGCCCCCGAGGTCTGGGTGGCCTCGGGCCACGTCGCCACGTTCTCCGACCCGCTGACCGAGTGCACCTCGTGTCACAAGCGCCAGCGCGCCGACCACCTGGAAGAGGCGTACGAGGCCAAGCACGGCCGCCTCCCCGAGAACGGCCTGGCCGACATCAACTGCCCCCACTGTGGTGTGAAGGGCCAGTTCACCGAGCCGAAGCAGTTCTCCGGCATGCTGGAGACCCACCTCGGCCCGACCCAGGACACCGGCTCGAAGGCGTACCTGCGTCCCGAGACCGCCCAGGGCATCTTCACCAACTTCGCCATGGTGCAGACCTCCTCGCGCAAGAAGCCCCCGTTCGGCATCGCCCAGATGGGCAAGTCCTTCCGCAACGAGATCACGCCCGGCAACTTCATCTTCCGCACCCGCGAGTTCGAGCAGATGGAGATGGAGTTCTTCGTCAAGCCGGGCGAGGACGAGCAGTGGCAGGAGTACTGGATGCAGGAGCGGTGGAACTGGTACCGCGGCCTCGGCATGCGCGAGGAGAACATGCGCTGGTACGAGCACCCCGCGGAGAAGCTGTCCCACTACTCGAAGCGCACCGCCGACATCGAGTACCGCTTCAACTTCGGCGGCAGCGAGTTCTCCGAGCTCGAGGGCGTGGCCAACCGCACCGACTACGACCTGAAGGCGCACTCCGCGGCCTCCGGCACGGACCTGTCCTACTTCGACCAGGAGGCGAACGAGCGCTACACGCCGTTCGTCATCGAGCCGGCGGCCGGCGTCAACCGCGCCATGCTCGCCTTCATGCTCGACGCGTTCGTCGAGGACGAGGCCCCCAACGCCAAGGGCGCCATGGAGAAGCGCACGGTCATGCGCTTCGACCCGCGCCTCGCGCCGGTCAAGGTCGCCGTCCTCCCGCTCTCGCGCAACGCCAACCTGTCGCCGAAGGCCAAGGGCCTCGCCGCCGACCTGCGCAAGAACTGGAACATCGAGTTCGACGACGCGGGCGCCATCGGCCGCCGCTACCGCCGTCAGGACGAGATCGGTACGCCGTTCTGCGTCACCGTCGACTTCGACACCCTCGACGACAACGCGGTGACCGTGCGCGAGCGCGACACCATGAAGCAGGAGCGCGTCTCCCTGGACCAGATCCAGAGCTACCTCGGCAGCCGTCTGCTGGGCTGCTAG
- a CDS encoding VC0807 family protein, with protein MSTAAQPAPPARSGGAAAIGLLLTIAFNVVAPILTYNILTEDHGWSEASALLASGIWPVLDSVVMVAWRRKLDEFAVITLVFLVITAVVSLVGAQSTRALLVKDSAVTGLFGLLCLATLLAPRPLMFYFGRKFGTDGTPAGVAYYNGLWQYEGFRNAQRRMTLVWGVVYLIEAAVRVALSYALDTSTMVALSPFLIYGTLGGLALWTVRFVKRTKAEGEKRAAAAAAAEAPAA; from the coding sequence TTGTCCACAGCAGCGCAGCCCGCACCACCCGCACGGTCCGGCGGGGCCGCCGCGATCGGTTTGCTCCTGACCATCGCCTTCAACGTGGTCGCGCCGATCCTCACCTACAACATCCTCACCGAGGACCACGGCTGGAGCGAGGCCTCGGCGCTGCTGGCCAGCGGCATCTGGCCGGTGCTCGACAGCGTGGTCATGGTGGCCTGGCGCCGCAAGCTGGACGAGTTCGCCGTCATCACCCTGGTCTTCCTGGTGATCACGGCCGTCGTCTCGCTCGTCGGCGCCCAGTCCACCCGGGCCCTGCTGGTCAAGGACTCCGCCGTGACCGGCCTGTTCGGACTCCTGTGCCTGGCCACGCTGCTCGCGCCGCGTCCGCTGATGTTCTACTTCGGCCGGAAGTTCGGCACCGACGGCACCCCGGCGGGCGTGGCCTACTACAACGGCCTGTGGCAGTACGAGGGCTTCCGCAACGCGCAGCGCCGCATGACGCTGGTGTGGGGCGTGGTCTACCTCATCGAGGCGGCCGTCCGTGTCGCCCTGTCGTACGCGCTGGACACCTCCACCATGGTGGCCCTCAGCCCGTTCCTGATCTACGGGACGCTCGGCGGCCTGGCCCTCTGGACGGTCCGCTTCGTCAAGCGCACCAAGGCCGAGGGGGAGAAGCGCGCGGCGGCCGCGGCCGCCGCGGAGGCCCCCGCGGCCTGA
- a CDS encoding TetR family transcriptional regulator: MPSAAAEPLTPERILETTEEVLRRFGPTKATVVDVARALGVSHGSVYRHFPSKAALREAVTDRWLAKSVVMLEKITSAPGEPAPSKLEAWLEALFEAKRHKAGDDPELFATYTVLLGENSGVVEAHLGELIDQLTRIIAEGVAAGTLVAPDVPAAARAVFDATGRFHDPQYVADWLSPSILTEFEAVTALLIRGLRP, from the coding sequence ATGCCCTCCGCTGCCGCCGAGCCCCTGACCCCCGAGCGCATCCTCGAGACCACCGAGGAGGTGCTGCGCCGCTTCGGCCCCACCAAGGCGACCGTGGTGGACGTCGCGCGCGCCCTCGGGGTGAGCCACGGCAGTGTCTACCGGCACTTCCCCTCGAAGGCGGCGCTGCGCGAGGCGGTCACGGACCGCTGGCTCGCCAAGAGCGTGGTCATGCTGGAAAAGATCACCTCGGCGCCCGGGGAGCCCGCGCCCTCCAAGCTGGAGGCCTGGCTGGAGGCCCTCTTCGAGGCCAAGCGGCACAAGGCGGGCGACGATCCCGAGCTGTTCGCGACGTACACGGTGCTGCTCGGCGAGAACAGCGGGGTGGTCGAGGCGCACCTCGGCGAGCTGATCGACCAGCTGACGCGGATCATCGCCGAGGGCGTGGCCGCCGGCACCCTGGTCGCGCCCGACGTCCCGGCGGCCGCCCGCGCCGTCTTCGACGCCACGGGCCGGTTCCACGACCCGCAGTACGTGGCGGACTGGCTCTCCCCCAGCATCCTCACGGAGTTCGAGGCCGTCACGGCGCTGCTCATCCGGGGCCTTCGCCCCTGA
- a CDS encoding aldo/keto reductase, protein MTTNENTATATTSAPAPTRRLGTTGPAVFSLGLGCMGMSALYGEADRAESLATIHAYLEAAPEGTNALLDTGDFYGMGHNELLINEALRTAPTAAREQALTSVKFGALRTVEGGFTGYDGRPEAVRNFLAYSLQRLGRDHIDIYRIARVDPDVPIEETVGAIAEAVQAGHVRHIGLSEVGADTLRRAAAVAPVSDLQIEYSLISRGIEDEILPTARELGIGVTAYGVLSRGLISGHFTRDRALAPGDFRGMSPRFQGDNLHRNLDLVEALRKVAQEKGVTVAQTAIAWVLSRGEDIVPLVGARRRDRLTEALGAMRVELTAGDLAAIEEAVPAGSASGERYPAAQMAHLDSEH, encoded by the coding sequence ATGACGACGAACGAGAACACCGCGACCGCCACCACGTCCGCCCCCGCCCCCACCCGCCGGCTGGGTACCACGGGCCCCGCCGTCTTCTCCCTGGGGCTGGGCTGCATGGGCATGTCCGCCCTCTACGGCGAGGCGGACCGGGCCGAGTCGCTCGCGACCATCCACGCCTACCTGGAGGCCGCCCCGGAGGGCACGAACGCGCTGCTCGACACCGGCGACTTCTACGGCATGGGCCACAACGAACTGCTGATCAACGAGGCCCTGCGCACGGCGCCGACGGCGGCCCGCGAGCAGGCGCTGACCAGCGTCAAGTTCGGTGCGCTCCGTACGGTCGAGGGCGGCTTCACCGGCTACGACGGCCGGCCCGAGGCCGTGAGGAACTTCCTGGCCTACTCGCTCCAGCGGCTCGGCCGGGACCACATCGACATCTACCGGATCGCCCGCGTGGACCCGGACGTCCCGATCGAGGAGACGGTCGGGGCCATCGCCGAGGCCGTCCAGGCCGGGCACGTACGGCACATCGGCCTCTCGGAGGTCGGCGCGGACACCCTGCGCCGCGCGGCGGCCGTCGCTCCGGTCTCGGACCTCCAGATCGAGTACTCCCTGATCTCGCGCGGCATCGAGGACGAGATCCTGCCCACCGCCCGCGAGCTCGGCATAGGCGTCACGGCGTACGGGGTGCTCTCCCGCGGCCTGATCAGCGGGCACTTCACCCGTGACCGCGCCCTGGCCCCCGGCGACTTCCGCGGGATGAGCCCCCGCTTCCAGGGCGACAACCTGCACCGCAACCTCGACCTGGTCGAGGCCCTGCGCAAGGTCGCCCAGGAGAAGGGGGTCACCGTCGCGCAGACCGCCATCGCCTGGGTGCTCTCCCGGGGCGAGGACATCGTGCCGCTGGTCGGCGCCCGGCGCCGGGACCGCCTCACCGAGGCACTGGGTGCCATGCGCGTGGAGCTGACCGCCGGCGACCTCGCCGCCATCGAGGAGGCCGTCCCCGCGGGATCCGCCTCGGGCGAGCGCTACCCGGCGGCGCAGATGGCCCACCTCGACAGTGAGCACTGA
- a CDS encoding MFS transporter, translating into MHHTSVVDHMSRRRRLLVLAICCMSLLIVSLDNTVLNVALPAMRREFHASVSGMQWTIDAYTLVIASLLILAGSTADRIGRRRVFAWGLVLFTAGSVLCSLAPTLEWLVVFRMLQAVGGAMLNPVAMSIITNTFTDPKERARAIGVWGAVVGISMAAGPLVGGLLVDSVGWRSIFWVNVPVGLLALVLTLRHVPESRSERPRRADPVGQLLVMALLGGVTYAIIEAPAEGWSSPPILGCALGAAAALAGLLYYESRRADPLIDPRFFRSAPFSGATVIAVSTFASLSGFLFLTTLYLQEVRGLDALDAGLHMLPMAAFAFLCAPVSGRLVASHGPRPSLLVSGVAMGASGLLFAAFSAETSTPLMFTGYVLFGIGFGLVNAPITNTAVSGMPRAQAGVAAAVASTSRQTGGALGVAVIGAVLAAGTAGGADFATATRPAWWIITGCALLVVVVGAVTTGPWAHATALRTAQSLEAPAAPPSAPPPAQASGPAPGSGSRMDGGLPPATGPAPAG; encoded by the coding sequence ATGCATCACACGAGTGTCGTGGATCACATGAGCCGCAGGCGCCGCCTGCTGGTCCTCGCGATCTGCTGCATGAGCCTGCTGATCGTCAGCCTGGACAACACCGTGCTGAACGTGGCGCTGCCCGCGATGCGCCGCGAGTTCCACGCCTCGGTCTCGGGCATGCAGTGGACCATCGACGCCTACACCCTGGTCATCGCCTCGCTGCTGATACTGGCCGGGTCCACGGCGGACCGGATCGGGCGCCGCCGGGTGTTCGCCTGGGGGCTGGTCCTCTTCACGGCGGGATCGGTGCTCTGCTCACTGGCGCCGACCCTGGAATGGCTGGTCGTCTTCCGGATGCTCCAGGCCGTCGGCGGGGCGATGCTCAATCCGGTCGCCATGTCGATCATCACCAACACCTTCACCGACCCGAAGGAACGCGCCCGGGCCATCGGCGTCTGGGGCGCGGTGGTGGGCATCTCGATGGCCGCGGGGCCCCTGGTCGGCGGGCTGCTGGTGGACTCGGTGGGGTGGCGGTCCATCTTCTGGGTCAACGTGCCGGTGGGGCTGCTCGCCCTGGTGCTGACCCTGCGGCACGTCCCCGAGTCCCGGTCCGAGCGGCCGCGCCGGGCGGACCCGGTGGGCCAGCTGCTGGTGATGGCGCTGCTGGGCGGGGTGACGTACGCGATCATCGAGGCGCCGGCCGAGGGCTGGAGCTCGCCGCCGATCCTCGGGTGCGCGCTCGGCGCGGCGGCCGCGCTGGCCGGGCTCCTGTACTACGAGTCCCGGCGGGCGGACCCGCTGATCGACCCCCGGTTCTTCCGCAGCGCCCCCTTCAGCGGGGCGACCGTGATCGCGGTGAGCACCTTCGCCTCGCTGTCCGGCTTCCTCTTCCTGACCACCCTCTACCTCCAGGAGGTGCGGGGGCTGGACGCCCTGGACGCCGGGCTGCACATGCTGCCGATGGCCGCGTTCGCCTTCCTGTGCGCGCCGGTGTCGGGGCGGCTGGTCGCCAGCCACGGGCCGCGGCCGTCGCTGCTCGTCTCCGGCGTGGCCATGGGGGCGAGCGGGCTGCTGTTCGCGGCGTTCTCGGCGGAGACGTCCACACCGTTGATGTTCACCGGGTACGTGCTGTTCGGCATCGGCTTCGGGCTGGTCAACGCGCCGATCACCAATACGGCGGTGTCCGGGATGCCGCGCGCCCAGGCGGGGGTGGCGGCGGCGGTGGCCTCCACCAGCCGGCAGACCGGCGGGGCGCTGGGCGTGGCCGTGATCGGGGCGGTGCTGGCGGCCGGCACGGCGGGCGGTGCGGACTTCGCGACGGCGACCCGGCCGGCCTGGTGGATCATCACCGGCTGCGCGCTGCTGGTCGTCGTGGTCGGGGCGGTGACCACCGGCCCGTGGGCCCACGCCACCGCGCTGCGCACGGCGCAGTCCCTCGAAGCGCCCGCCGCCCCGCCTTCCGCTCCCCCGCCGGCTCAGGCCTCCGGCCCCGCTCCGGGCTCCGGCTCCCGGATGGACGGCGGGCTGCCCCCGGCGACGGGTCCGGCCCCGGCCGGCTGA
- the dusB gene encoding tRNA dihydrouridine synthase DusB produces MTTLPPPLAIGPHTVQPPVVLAPMAGITNAPFRTLCREFSGGKGLFVSEMITTRALVERNEKTMQLIHFDATEKPRSIQLYGVDPVTVGKAVRMIVEEDRADHIDLNFGCPVPKVTRKGGGSALPYKRNLLRAILREAVAGAGGLPVTMKMRKGITDEHLTYLDAGRIAVEEGITAIALHGRTTAQHYGGTADWEAIARLKEHVPEIPVLGNGDIWCAEDALRMVRETGCDGVVVGRGCLGRPWLFNDLVAAFEGRPEDFHKPNLREVAATMLRHAQLLGEWIGDEARGVIDFRKHVAWYLKGFAVGSEMRGKLAVTSSLAELDAHLSELDLDQPWPDGADGPRGRTSGNNRVVLPDGWLKDPYDCAGVSEDAELDTSGG; encoded by the coding sequence ATGACCACGCTCCCTCCGCCCCTCGCGATCGGCCCGCACACCGTGCAGCCCCCCGTGGTGCTCGCGCCCATGGCCGGCATCACCAACGCCCCGTTCCGTACGCTCTGCCGCGAGTTCTCGGGCGGCAAGGGGCTGTTCGTGAGCGAGATGATCACGACACGCGCCCTGGTCGAGCGCAACGAGAAGACCATGCAGCTGATCCACTTCGACGCGACGGAAAAGCCGCGCTCGATTCAGCTGTACGGGGTGGACCCCGTGACCGTCGGCAAGGCCGTCCGCATGATCGTGGAAGAGGACCGCGCCGACCACATCGACCTCAACTTCGGCTGCCCGGTCCCCAAGGTCACCCGCAAGGGTGGCGGCTCGGCCCTGCCCTACAAGCGCAACCTGCTGCGCGCCATCCTGCGCGAGGCGGTCGCGGGCGCCGGCGGCCTGCCGGTGACGATGAAGATGCGCAAGGGCATCACCGACGAGCACCTCACCTACCTCGACGCCGGCCGGATCGCCGTCGAGGAGGGGATCACCGCCATCGCCCTGCACGGCCGCACCACCGCCCAGCACTACGGCGGCACCGCCGACTGGGAGGCCATCGCCCGGCTCAAGGAGCACGTCCCGGAGATCCCGGTGCTCGGCAACGGGGACATCTGGTGCGCCGAGGACGCGCTGCGCATGGTCCGCGAGACCGGCTGCGACGGCGTGGTGGTCGGACGCGGCTGCCTGGGGCGGCCCTGGCTGTTCAACGACCTGGTCGCCGCCTTCGAGGGGCGCCCCGAGGACTTCCACAAGCCGAACCTGCGGGAGGTCGCCGCCACGATGCTGCGGCACGCGCAGCTGCTGGGGGAGTGGATCGGCGACGAGGCGCGCGGTGTGATCGATTTCCGTAAGCACGTGGCCTGGTACCTCAAGGGCTTCGCCGTCGGTTCCGAGATGCGCGGCAAGCTGGCCGTCACCTCCTCCCTGGCCGAACTGGACGCTCATCTGAGCGAGCTGGACCTGGACCAGCCCTGGCCTGACGGTGCGGACGGTCCGCGGGGCAGGACGTCCGGAAACAACCGAGTTGTCCTGCCGGACGGCTGGTTGAAGGATCCCTACGACTGCGCCGGCGTGAGCGAGGACGCCGAGCTGGACACGTCCGGAGGCTGA